The DNA segment CCTCCGCGCCGGGCGCTCTGGCGCCCTGCGCGGCTCGGTTGGCTCCGCTCCGCGGAGCCTTCCAAAATTAAAGCCCCGCCGAGGCGGGGCAGATCAGAGCGACATAGGTTTGTTAGAAACACCTCGTCCCCCCAACTTGTCACTAAGCGCATAAACCAAAGTGGTTGTGATATAGCTGTGATTTAGAGCCTGCTGCACCCGCTCCATGTCTCCAGTCCGTGCATAAAGCTCCACCGCATAGCCCTTACGGGCCGTATGCGGCGAAATACGAACTTCGGCCTTCATATCACGTAACACCCGCAGAATGTCCTTGTTCACCGCACTACGCGTCCTGTGGCGCGTCTGGGGCATAAGCCTATGCGGAAAAGCATAATAGCCATCTTCCGAACAATAGGATCGAGTTGCAAGAATCTCCCGCCTGAGGGCCGCAGGTATACGAACGAGTTTCTTTTTACCGGTCTTATGCTCGATGATAGGAAAAGCCCGCCCCTGCCGTATATCACCAATCCGCAGCTCAAGAATATCACCAACACGGAGCCCAGTAGCCAAAGCGATGCGCATAACAAGCCGATTATCCGTGTAAAGGTGCGTTATCACCTCTTCAAGTAGGCCGCGTTCTACATATACAACTGACCTCAAACCCATTCCTCCTTTCTTATACTCCAAGATTTTTGGAGTAGTCAAGTATACAGTCCTAAATCTGTGGAATCAAGTATATAACGCACATGCTACAACATCAA comes from the Abditibacteriota bacterium genome and includes:
- a CDS encoding tyrosine-type recombinase/integrase yields the protein MRSVVYVERGLLEEVITHLYTDNRLVMRIALATGLRVGDILELRIGDIRQGRAFPIIEHKTGKKKLVRIPAALRREILATRSYCSEDGYYAFPHRLMPQTRHRTRSAVNKDILRVLRDMKAEVRISPHTARKGYAVELYARTGDMERVQQALNHSYITTTLVYALSDKLGGRGVSNKPMSL